Proteins from one Triticum aestivum cultivar Chinese Spring chromosome 7A, IWGSC CS RefSeq v2.1, whole genome shotgun sequence genomic window:
- the LOC123149286 gene encoding uncharacterized protein isoform X3, with translation MDDVVRMYIRYTLNGKQFNPDVVLDLIRLRKASMFEDNEVAEILNQISRRIVREKVDELEEVFYEEELNPIKYILANILEEVGDATYFDKQIYNYYVRC, from the exons ATGGATGATGTAGTAAGAATGTACATCCGATACACACTGAATGGAAAACAATTCAATCCTGATGTGGTTCTGGATCTCATACGTCTTAGGAAAGCATCAATGTTTGAAGATAATGAAGTTGCTGAAATTCTGAATCAGATATCAAGACGAATTGTTCGGGAAAAAG TGGATGAGCTCGAGGAGGTGTTCTACGAGGAG GAACTCAACCCCATAAAGTACATTCTGGCAAATATTTTGGAAGAAGTTGGTGATGCCACCTATTTCGATAAGCAG